One region of Primulina tabacum isolate GXHZ01 chromosome 17, ASM2559414v2, whole genome shotgun sequence genomic DNA includes:
- the LOC142530598 gene encoding uncharacterized protein LOC142530598 — translation MTSGPVLALLNEKLTGENFLKWKSNINIALVCENLKFVLTEECPPEPSLNASRSVREIYDRWIAANNKAKGYLLAGMNDVLRIKHEHVDNAYQIMDSLQEMFGQRSSQSKHEAIKNAMNAKMKKGQSVGAHVLNMVNYFTEAETHGATIDDDGTQVSMILESLPPTFL, via the coding sequence ATGACTTCCGGTCCCGTTCTTGCTTTACTTAATGAAAAGTTGACTGgtgaaaattttttaaaatggaaGAGTAACATTAACATTGCCCTCGTCTGTGAAAACCTCAAGTTTGTCTTAACAGAGGAATGTCCTCCTGAGCCCTCTTTAAATGCTTCTCGTAGTGTACGAGAAATTTATGATCGATGGATAGCGGCAAACAATAAAGCAAAAGGCTACCTGTTAGCTGGAATGAATGACGTGCTAAGGATAAAGCATGAGCATGTAGATAATGCTTATCAGATAATGGATTCTCTACAAGAAATGTTTGGCCAGCGATCTAGTCAATCTAAGCATGAGGCCATTAAGAATGCTATGAATGCTAAAATGAAAAAAGGGCAATCAGTTGGTGCGCATGTTTTGAACATGGTAAATTACTTCACTGAAGCTGAAACTCATGGTGCGACCATAGATGATGATGGTACACAAGTGAGTATGATTTTAGAATCATTGCCTCCTACTTTCCTGTAA